The Mytilus galloprovincialis chromosome 7, xbMytGall1.hap1.1, whole genome shotgun sequence genome has a window encoding:
- the LOC143081662 gene encoding cholecystokinin receptor type A-like — translation MTMEKNISATQNNSVSFDIDIDTETFILPVSFIGILTVFGFLGNLLVLIIFGRKKTKRTHTIFTLGLVVSDFLVCSITLPFEIYETMNTFTFVSGAMCKIFRTYNYFVVSWSTFILIFLSVDRYRRVCQPLKGHLNSKTAYVLIFTALMISLSISWPQMFLQGITTTLLDNKIRHQCTVSEEYVGMTYAVFYFYLIMAIAIINIMTIIVLYTLIGRRIVLHMRYRNRFHAPKKVQSMNSQNSKDLELRRFSIVEQSSAFTSDGRYSTPVIRDESFTYRITKIAFAIGISFVISYVPSVFLSLTEATLGKDYTKNFGSTSIAFVILAEKSFAINHVVNPFIYGFLDIAFRNKCKILFKSTTEHFKCRKKTVWRSKLPITRCQT, via the coding sequence ATGAccatggaaaaaaatatatcagcaaCTCAAAATAATAGCGTGTCGTTTGATATTGACATCGACACAGAGACGTTTATTTTACCTGTATCTTTTATAGGAATTTTGACTGTGTTCGGCTTTTTGGGGAATTTACTTGTGCTTATAATATttggaagaaagaaaacaaagCGAACGCATACGATTTTCACACTAGGACTAGTTGTGTCAGACTTTTTGGTTTGTTCTATAACACTACCATTTGAAATCTACGAAACTATGAACACGTTCACCTTCGTTTCAGGAGCGATGTGCAAAATCTTTCGTACATATAATTATTTTGTGGTAAGCTGGTcaacatttattttgatttttctttccGTTGATCGATACCGGAGAGTCTGTCAACCCCTGAAAGGTCACTTGAATTCAAAAACTGCCTATGTTCTTATTTTTACAGCATTGATGATTTCACTAAGTATATCCTGGCCACAAATGTTCCTACAGGGCATTACAACAACTCTCTTGGATAATAAAATACGTCATCAATGTACCGTGTCTGAGGAATATGTAGGAATGACTTATGCTGTGTTTTACTTTTATCTTATAATGGCAATAGCTATTATCAACATTATGACTATTATAGTACTGTATACCTTGATAGGCCGAAGAATAGTGCTACACATGCGCTACCGGAATCGATTTCATGCACCAAAAAAAGTCCAAAGCATGAATAGTCAAAATTCAAAAGATTTGGAATTGAGAAGGTTTTCAATTGTTGAACAATCCAGTGCTTTTACTTCAGACGGACGATACTCAACACCGGTAATTCGAGATGAATCATTTACGTACCGAATTACAAAAATTGCATTCGCCATTGGAATTTCTTTTGTCATAAGTTATGTGCCTTCTGTTTTTCTTAGCCTCACTGAAGCAACACTTGGAAAGGATTACACTAAGAACTTTGGCTCAACCTCCATAGCATTTGTTATTCTTGCAGAAAAATCCTTCGCTATTAACCATGTTGTAAACCCTTTTATTTATGGGTTCCTTGATATAGCCTTTAGAAACAAAtgcaaaatattgtttaaatcaaCTACTGAacattttaaatgtagaaaaaaaacagtaTGGAGATCAAAACTTCCAATAACACGttgtcaaacataa